In a single window of the Lynx canadensis isolate LIC74 chromosome E2, mLynCan4.pri.v2, whole genome shotgun sequence genome:
- the LOC115502687 gene encoding phospholipid scramblase 1-like, producing MEKQNRQRNAPHPGMNLPSDYPPQYPSATLQGLPGHTGYPGPQVGYPAPQADYPGPQAGYSIPPAGYSGAGPVRFPVQHQPVYNQPGGPAGVPWMPAPPPPSGCPPRLEYLSQIDQILVHQQIELLEVITGFETNNKYEIKNSFGQKIYFAVEDTDCCTWNCCGASRPFTIRIIDNMGQEVITLEIPLRCDSCCCPCCLQKIEVHAPPGVPLGYVTQTWHPCLPRFTIQNERREDVLKIIGPCVVCSSCADVDFEIKSLDEETIVGKISKQWTGFVREAFTDADYFGIQFPLDLDVKMKAVMLGACFLIDFLFFERSGNTE from the coding sequence ATGGAAAAGCAAAACAGACAACGGAATGCTCCTCACCCAGGAATGAATTTACCATCTGACTATCCCCCTCAATATCCTTCAGCAACACTCCAAGGACTTCCAGGACATACTGGCTACCCTGGCCCCCAGGTTGGCTACCCTGCCCCCCAGGCTGACTATCCTGGCCCCCAGGCTGGCTACTCAATTCCACCAGCTGGTTATTCAGGTGCTGGCCCAGTAAGGTTTCCTGTCCAACACCAGCCTGTGTATAATCAGCCAGGTGGACCTGCAGGGGTACCCTGGATGCCAGCACCACCACCTCCATCAGGCTGTCCACCCAGATTGGAATATTTAAGTCAGATAGATCAGATACTGGTTCATCAGCAAATTGAGCTTCTGGAAGTCATAACAGGTTTTGAAACTAATAACAAATATGAAATTAAGAACAGCTTTGGACAGAAGATTTACTTTGCAGTAGAGGATACAGACTGCTGTACCTGGAATTGCTGTGGGGCTTCTCGGCCTTTTACCATAAGGATTATTGATAATATGGGCCAAGAAGTTATAACTCTGGAGATACCACTAAGGTGTGACAGCTGTTGTTGCCCTTGCTGCCTTCAGAAGATTGAAGTCCATGCTCCTCCTGGTGTACCTTTAGGTTATGTTACTCAGACCTGGCATCCATGCCTGCCAAGGTTTACAATTcaaaatgagaggagagaggatgtACTAAAAATTATTGGTCCATGTGTTGTGTGCAGCTCTTGTGCAGATGTTGATTTTGAGATTAAATCTCTTGATGAAGAAACTATAGTCGGCAAGATTTCCAAGCAGTGGACTGGTTTTGTGAGAGAGGCATTTACAGATGCTGATTACTTTGGTATCCAGTTCCCTTTAGACCTTGATGTGAAAATGAAAGCTGTAATGCTTGGTGcatgtttcctcattgatttcttgttttttgaaaggagtggaaacacagaataa